One Vibrio sp. CDRSL-10 TSBA genomic region harbors:
- a CDS encoding GGDEF domain-containing protein — MSVFPIIRVWKRFKKRLSSLLEYVAEVLDKKCEQPIDKESYRRLLSLMKQLDKSIENFRKDITHTLTYVDELTGLLNRSALERDLDIDFAEVAAEMDSHCLALIDVDDFKAINDTYGHLVGDEVLEGVSDIVLSTLRSNDKAYRYGGEEILVSLLGCTFSDAVIAMERVREEISNHLFELDDIELKVTVSIGVASVTEHDSSYRDVIERADQHLYKAKHLGKNMTIY; from the coding sequence ATGAGCGTTTTCCCAATTATCCGCGTCTGGAAGCGATTCAAGAAACGTCTATCTAGCCTGCTGGAATACGTCGCAGAAGTATTGGATAAAAAGTGTGAACAACCGATTGATAAAGAGAGTTACCGGCGCTTGTTATCTCTGATGAAACAACTGGATAAAAGTATTGAGAACTTCCGCAAAGACATCACGCATACGTTAACTTATGTGGATGAACTCACCGGGCTACTCAACCGATCAGCTCTGGAGCGCGATTTGGACATTGATTTTGCTGAAGTTGCGGCGGAAATGGATAGTCATTGCCTGGCCCTGATCGACGTCGATGATTTTAAGGCCATTAACGATACTTATGGTCACCTGGTTGGTGATGAAGTGCTGGAAGGGGTTTCCGATATTGTGCTGTCGACTCTCAGATCGAACGATAAGGCGTACCGCTATGGTGGTGAGGAAATCCTCGTCTCGCTGCTGGGCTGCACATTCTCCGACGCAGTGATCGCAATGGAAAGGGTCAGGGAGGAGATTAGCAACCATCTGTTTGAGCTGGATGATATTGAACTCAAGGTTACAGTATCAATCGGTGTGGCAAGCGTTACTGAACACGATTCCTCGTATCGTGATGTGATTGAAAGAGCAGACCAACACCTCTACAAAGCCAAACATCTGGGCAAAAACATGACCATCTACTAG
- a CDS encoding alpha-isopropylmalate synthase regulatory domain-containing protein, whose amino-acid sequence MLTKSNTSAVRSTSAKLVEISLHTHNDRGCGVAAAELGVMAGADRIEGTLLGNGERTGNMDLVTMGMNLYSQGVDPQLDFSNVQEIIETVEYCTELPVSPRHPWVGELVYTAFSGSHQDAIRKSMQYHDKHQLPHWEVAYLPIDPRDIGRDYEAVVRINSQSGKGGIALILERDFNISLPKWMHAEVSKLVQKESETSGAEITSLAIKSIFDHYFSNQDPQWLIEGYDVHTQNGKVSGEFRIPAINTTLTGEGNGIVEALVNGLEKRFSTKIDVTHLDESALSEGTNAQAQACIALVIDGQKYCSVTTGEDTSSAILQAVISAFSRSQVPQMMVA is encoded by the coding sequence TTGCTGACCAAATCGAATACTTCTGCCGTAAGGTCAACCAGCGCGAAACTGGTCGAAATCAGTCTGCATACCCACAATGATCGTGGCTGCGGCGTGGCGGCCGCTGAACTGGGTGTAATGGCGGGCGCAGATCGCATCGAAGGCACCTTGCTGGGTAACGGAGAGCGCACCGGCAATATGGATCTGGTGACTATGGGCATGAACCTGTATTCACAAGGTGTGGATCCGCAGCTGGATTTCTCGAATGTACAAGAGATTATTGAAACCGTTGAATACTGTACTGAATTGCCGGTTTCACCCCGTCATCCTTGGGTCGGTGAACTGGTTTACACCGCATTTTCAGGCAGTCACCAGGACGCGATTCGTAAGTCGATGCAATATCATGACAAGCATCAGTTGCCGCACTGGGAGGTCGCTTATTTGCCGATTGACCCACGTGATATCGGCAGAGATTATGAGGCGGTAGTGCGTATCAACAGCCAAAGCGGCAAGGGCGGTATTGCTCTGATCCTGGAGCGGGATTTCAACATTAGCTTACCGAAATGGATGCATGCAGAGGTGAGCAAACTGGTACAAAAAGAGTCCGAAACCAGTGGGGCGGAAATTACTTCTTTAGCGATTAAGTCTATTTTTGATCACTATTTCTCTAATCAGGATCCGCAATGGTTGATTGAAGGTTACGATGTGCACACCCAAAACGGTAAAGTCTCGGGCGAGTTCCGTATCCCGGCCATTAATACCACGTTGACCGGTGAAGGTAATGGCATCGTGGAAGCATTGGTCAACGGTCTGGAAAAACGTTTTTCGACTAAAATTGACGTCACACATCTGGACGAGTCTGCGCTGTCTGAAGGCACCAATGCCCAGGCTCAGGCGTGTATCGCCTTGGTGATTGATGGCCAGAAATATTGCAGCGTCACCACTGGTGAAGATACCTCATCGGCGATTTTACAAGCGGTGATCAGCGCGTTTTCCCGCAGCCAGGTGCCGCAGATGATGGTGGCTTAA